In Lineus longissimus chromosome 13, tnLinLong1.2, whole genome shotgun sequence, one genomic interval encodes:
- the LOC135498381 gene encoding uncharacterized protein K02A2.6-like, which yields MVESCGFTEKDVEIKSQLTQTMRDSKDRKKALIPKKGTDEDIHICVDIKVANQAIIRGRHPTLTIDDIADHLNGCTVFFKIDLHQGYLQLELDEESLHITTFVTHLGLYRSKRLSFGITSSSEIFQKAVEEATAGIKQVLNISDDLIIGGKGQQDHDEGLIKVLVALLENGFTINLQKCLFSVPELHFSGMKFSKDGMQPDSSKIDALMKMVPSSSVPEVLSLLGMLNYSSRFIPKRPG from the exons ATGGTGGAATCGTGTGGTTTTACTGAAAAAGACGTCGAGATCAAGTCACAACTCACTCAAACTATGAGAGATTCAAAAGACAGAAAGAAGGCATTAA TTCCTAAAAAGGGCACTGATGAGGATATCCACATATGTGTTGACATAAAAGTAGCAAACCAAGCCATAATAAGGGGGAGACATCCTACTCTCACGATAGACGACATTGCAGATCATCTCAATGGCTGCACGGTATTTTTTAAGATTGACCTCCATCAGGGCTACCTACAATTAGAATTAGATGAGGAATCGCTTCACATTACGACTTTTGTGACCCACCTGGGTCTGTACAGGTCCAAAAGGCTGAGCTTCGGAATCACTAGCTCTAGTGAGATTTTTCAGAAAGCTGTCGAAGAGGCCACTGCTGGTATCAAGCAGGTTTTGAACATCTCAGATGATCTAATCATAGGTGGTAAAGGTCAACAAGATCACGATGAAGGTCTGATCAAGGTGTTGGTAGCATTGTTAGAAAATGGTTTCACCATTAACTTGCAAAAGTGTTTATTTAGCGTGCCCGAGTTACACTTTTCCGGTATGAAGTTTTCAAAAGATGGTATGCAACCCGATTCGAGTAAAATCGATGCCTTAATGAAGATGGTGCCATCATCCAGTGTGCCAGAGGTACTCAGTTTATTAGGTATGTTGAACTACAGTTCAAGGTTTATTCCAAAGAGACCAGGGTAA